From the Mycobacterium sp. 155 genome, the window GTGCCTCGACCACAATGCATTTGAGGCCGTAGTCGGCGAGAAGCAATGCGGCCGTGGCGCCCACCGGACCGGCTCCTACGACTATGACATCGCACGCGTCGCCCATCATGAGAGCCCGATCTTGCCCATGTTCTGCTCTCCGTTCTGGACCGGCCCTTCCGCGATAAGGCCGCGAAACGGCGGTCGCCGAATCCGGTGTCCCGCTCTGTAAGTGGAATCGTCGCGCCGACGCGGTGTGACGAACGCAGTAGTGCACCACTGCAACCCCACGCGGGCCCCGGCACGGTACTACTTAGATCGCGCTCGCTCTTCGCCATGACGGCTCCGGTCCCCCGCGGACGGACTCGACGCCGTCATGTGTAGTTCAGTTCCGCGGCCGAACGCGGGCCGGGACCGGGGCGCCGGCGACCATGGTGAATGGCACGGCCACGGGAAAGTTGTCGTTGAGAGACCGAATTTCGGTGTGCCGGATGACGGCCGCCAGACCGAGGGTCGCTTCGAGCATCGCAAAGTGATCGCCGATGCACGACCGCGGTCCGCCGCCAAACGGCAGGTACTGCCAGCGATCCCGGTCCTTGGATTTGGACCGGCTGAATCGATCGGGGTCGAACTTCAACGGAAGGTCCCATAAGGCCGGGTCGCGATGGATGGCGTAGATCCCCACTACCAGCCAGCTGCCCGCTTCGACCCGGTAGCCGTCGACGTCGAAATCCTTCGTCGCCGTTCTGGTCACCGCGGCCCCCGGCGGGCACAAGCGCAGCGCCTCGTGCAGCACCTGAACGGTGTAGCCCAGCCGGGGGACGTCGTCGGCCGTCAATGACCGGTCGCCCACCGCGGCAACCTCCGCGGCAACCCGGTCCTGCACCTCGGGATGGCGGCCCAATGCCCATAACGCGTACGTCAGGGTGGTCGCCGTCGTGTCCTGTCCAGCCCCCAGGAAGGAGACCAGTTCGTAGCGGATGTCCTTGTCGGACAGCGGCCGTCCCGTCTCCGGGTCAGCGACGTCGATCAGCGCGCGAACCAGTGGCGCGTCGCGAGACGGGTCAGCCCGGCAGGCCTGGAGAATGTCATCGGCGAGTCTGTGAAACGTCGCACTGGCACCGCGTGCGCGCTGGCGGGCGGGGGTCGGCAGCCACCACGGAGCGCGGACGGGCCTTACGGCGCGATCGGTGATGTAGGTCGCGGCGGTTCGAAGCGGCACTCCCAGCAGCTCATCGGCCCGTGCGTCGAGATCCAGACCGAGCACCGATCGAGCCAACACCTGCAGCGTCAGTCGACGGCACTCGTAATCGAGGTCGAGTTCCGCACCGTCGCCCCACCCACGGGAAAGCTTCTCGGCGCCCTCGGTCATGTGCCCGGCGAACTGCGTCACCTGCTGCTTGGCGAACAGTGGCTGCAGTGCGCGGCGGCGGGGCAACCACGCGTCGTGTTTCAAGTTGAACAGCGAGCCACCCACAAGTCGCCGGTGTTCGTCGAAGACAGGCTGCGTCCTTTCGACGAATGGGTAGCTACGGCTGAGAACGTCTCGGGCACCCACCGGTGACGTGGTGACCACGACGGGCGGCAGCATCGATGTGAGGGCCAAACGTGTCACCGGTCCTCCCGCGTCGCGCAGTGCTTCACAACCGGTGTGAAAAGCCCTGATAGCCCGTATCTGTTGCAATCGGGGCAGCGGATTCTTCGGTGCTAACGGCAACGCCGCCACGTCGACCGTCTCGACCATGGTGATACCTCTCCGGCATGAAGCGCGGTTTTGATGACATTGAGCCAGGCAACGTGTGAGTTGGACCGCTCAGCCCTCGATGTTCAATCACCAGGCCAGAATGGTGATGTCATGCATGTCTCCCGTCGCCGAACCTGCGCAATTCAGCGTCACACCCCCGGAGCACGGCGGTGTGCGTAGTGGACTACTGAAGTTTTTCGCGGATTCCGCACCGGCCACCTAAGTTTCGGCTCCCGGGATCATTTCGCCGTAAGCAGCAGACCTCGGCGCAGTCGCTTACATGTGAGGGTGGTCGACGTTGAGCTGGCCGAGCATGTACCGCACGCAGTTGTCCACCTTGGTCCGCCAGGCCTCCACGGCCCGCGCAGGGTCCTCGCTCCGGATCTCGTCGATGATCCGCTGATCGTCGGCGATGATTTCCGCGGTCGGATACCGGTAGTCCAGCCCCAGGATCGC encodes:
- a CDS encoding cytochrome P450 gives rise to the protein MVETVDVAALPLAPKNPLPRLQQIRAIRAFHTGCEALRDAGGPVTRLALTSMLPPVVVTTSPVGARDVLSRSYPFVERTQPVFDEHRRLVGGSLFNLKHDAWLPRRRALQPLFAKQQVTQFAGHMTEGAEKLSRGWGDGAELDLDYECRRLTLQVLARSVLGLDLDARADELLGVPLRTAATYITDRAVRPVRAPWWLPTPARQRARGASATFHRLADDILQACRADPSRDAPLVRALIDVADPETGRPLSDKDIRYELVSFLGAGQDTTATTLTYALWALGRHPEVQDRVAAEVAAVGDRSLTADDVPRLGYTVQVLHEALRLCPPGAAVTRTATKDFDVDGYRVEAGSWLVVGIYAIHRDPALWDLPLKFDPDRFSRSKSKDRDRWQYLPFGGGPRSCIGDHFAMLEATLGLAAVIRHTEIRSLNDNFPVAVPFTMVAGAPVPARVRPRN